From the genome of Methylocystis bryophila, one region includes:
- a CDS encoding ABC transporter substrate-binding protein: MPRRLLALFLLLLTAANQAYALDKISFATNWRAQAEHGGFYQAVADGTFARYGLNVRIVQGGPQINARLLLAAGRVDFAMGSNLIQTFDAVKQKIPVVDVASLFQIDPVILMSHPGMGYDRFQDLPKAPTAFIASDMLVSVYQWLKKDYGFRDEAVKPYGFNPAPFIADKRSIQQGYLTSEPFQIERQGGFKPNVFLLADYGYDSYSTMIETRADTIAKNPDLVQRFVDASIIGWRNYLYGDNRAANALIKRDNPEITDDLIAFSIARLKERGIVDSGDAKTLGIGIMTDARVRSFFDKMVKAGVVPADLPYQNGYTLRFIGKGVGLEEGKK, encoded by the coding sequence ATGCCCCGCCGCCTGCTCGCCCTGTTTCTGCTCCTCCTCACCGCCGCAAACCAAGCCTACGCCCTCGACAAAATCAGCTTCGCCACCAATTGGCGCGCGCAGGCCGAGCATGGCGGCTTCTATCAGGCCGTCGCCGACGGGACTTTCGCTCGCTACGGCTTGAATGTCCGCATCGTGCAGGGCGGGCCGCAGATCAATGCGCGGCTGCTGCTCGCCGCGGGCCGCGTCGATTTCGCCATGGGCTCGAACCTCATCCAGACCTTCGACGCGGTGAAGCAGAAAATCCCCGTCGTCGACGTCGCGAGCCTTTTTCAGATCGATCCGGTGATCCTCATGTCGCATCCGGGCATGGGCTACGACCGTTTCCAGGATCTGCCGAAAGCGCCGACCGCCTTCATCGCCAGCGACATGCTGGTGTCGGTCTATCAGTGGCTGAAGAAGGACTATGGCTTTCGCGATGAAGCGGTGAAGCCCTATGGCTTCAACCCGGCGCCCTTCATCGCCGACAAGCGCTCGATCCAGCAGGGATATTTGACCTCGGAGCCGTTCCAGATCGAGCGTCAGGGCGGCTTCAAGCCCAATGTGTTCTTGCTCGCCGATTATGGCTATGACAGCTACTCGACGATGATCGAGACGCGCGCCGACACCATCGCCAAGAATCCGGATCTCGTGCAGCGCTTCGTCGACGCCTCGATCATCGGCTGGCGCAATTATCTCTATGGCGACAATCGCGCCGCCAATGCGCTCATCAAGCGCGACAATCCGGAAATCACCGACGATCTGATCGCCTTCTCGATCGCCCGCTTGAAGGAGCGGGGGATCGTCGACTCGGGGGACGCCAAGACGTTAGGCATCGGAATCATGACCGACGCGCGCGTGAGAAGCTTCTTCGACAAGATGGTCAAGGCCGGAGTCGTCCCGGCGGACTTG